The Muricauda sp. SCSIO 65647 genome includes a region encoding these proteins:
- a CDS encoding GNAT family N-acetyltransferase, whose product MVRFKQASLDSELLQILDLQQQNLSENLTQEEKSKEGFLTVEHTFGLLRKMNDVSPHTIAVDGDRVVGYALSMHPKFGNEINVLKPMFNEISKSNFCESDYIVMGQICIAKEYRGKGIFRELYQKMKQFLSPTFNKIITEVDAKNVRSLNAHYTIGFTLLKRYISKEKEWHLIVWE is encoded by the coding sequence ATGGTTCGTTTTAAGCAAGCCTCTCTTGATAGTGAACTATTGCAGATTTTGGATTTACAACAACAAAACCTATCTGAAAATTTAACTCAAGAAGAAAAGTCAAAAGAAGGTTTTTTGACCGTCGAACATACTTTTGGGTTATTGAGAAAAATGAATGATGTCAGCCCGCATACCATTGCGGTTGACGGTGATAGGGTGGTCGGCTATGCCTTGTCGATGCATCCAAAATTTGGTAATGAGATCAATGTGCTGAAGCCGATGTTCAATGAAATCAGCAAATCTAATTTCTGCGAAAGTGATTATATTGTAATGGGGCAAATCTGCATTGCCAAAGAGTATCGTGGGAAAGGGATTTTTAGGGAATTGTACCAAAAAATGAAGCAATTCTTGAGCCCGACCTTCAACAAAATCATCACCGAGGTCGATGCCAAAAATGTCAGGTCATTGAATGCCCATTATACCATTGGTTTTACACTTCTAAAAAGATATATATCGAAAGAAAAAGAGTGGCACTTAATAGTGTGGGAATAA
- a CDS encoding response regulator, with product MIKVFIVDDHKMVIQGFKLLLQDETKIEIVGHEFDAETALQKVSKLQPEVILLDINMPGMNGIDACKEFIKLLPEVKIIAITMHKESSLIKMMLGNGAMGYVLKNAGKDELVEAIETVYKGKMYLDDISNEIVINTLSNSNSKSEYDSLFPKLSRREKEVLKLILDEYTTQEIADKLFIGFGTVETHRRNMLIKTGTRNTAGLVRVALEYELHKK from the coding sequence ATGATCAAAGTATTCATTGTAGACGACCACAAAATGGTCATACAAGGATTTAAGTTGTTGTTGCAAGACGAAACGAAAATCGAGATTGTAGGCCATGAATTTGATGCCGAAACCGCCCTTCAAAAGGTGTCAAAGCTACAGCCAGAGGTCATCTTACTGGATATCAACATGCCCGGTATGAACGGGATCGATGCTTGCAAAGAGTTCATAAAGTTGTTGCCCGAGGTAAAGATCATAGCCATAACCATGCACAAAGAGAGCAGTCTCATTAAAATGATGCTAGGTAATGGGGCCATGGGCTATGTATTAAAAAATGCTGGCAAAGATGAGTTGGTAGAGGCCATAGAGACCGTATACAAGGGTAAAATGTATTTGGATGACATTTCGAACGAAATTGTCATCAATACCCTATCCAATTCAAATAGCAAAAGCGAATACGATAGCTTATTTCCGAAACTTTCACGCAGGGAAAAAGAAGTGCTCAAACTTATTTTAGACGAATATACTACCCAAGAAATTGCCGATAAGTTGTTCATTGGTTTTGGTACTGTCGAAACCCACCGCCGTAATATGCTTATAAAAACAGGTACCCGAAATACCGCTGGGCTGGTTCGGGTGGCCTTAGAATATGAGCTGCACAAAAAATGA
- a CDS encoding aminotransferase class I/II-fold pyridoxal phosphate-dependent enzyme, with translation MPKLPKKSLLKLERRREANALRTLSLHSDAIDFSSNDYLGFARNKKIEKAAQRIMAGQDILNGATGSRLLTGHHALLEQLETFLATYHNAEDALVFNSGYDANLGFFSSVPQRGDLIFYDELAHASIRDGIALGLAKSYKFKHNDIEDLALHIGRSRDKGGNQDQEIFVVTESVFSMDGDSPDLKAFAAYCAEEGLHLVVDEAHATGVLGNGKGLASELGIEEQVFARLVTFGKALGCHGAAILGSPSLKIYLLNFARSLIYSTALPPHTVATALSSYKHLASEEGKKTVESLHDRIHFFLQKKREYDLQDVFLPSGSAIHVAVLKGNKRVKQCAEQLKENGIDVRPILAPTVPEGHERLRICLHVFNTKEQITKVLQLITKFYHG, from the coding sequence ATGCCAAAGCTCCCCAAAAAATCGCTGCTAAAACTTGAGAGAAGACGAGAAGCAAATGCTTTGCGCACGCTTTCTTTGCACAGTGATGCGATTGATTTTTCGTCCAATGATTATTTGGGTTTTGCAAGGAATAAGAAAATCGAAAAGGCCGCACAAAGAATCATGGCGGGCCAAGACATTCTTAATGGGGCAACGGGGTCAAGACTGCTGACGGGCCATCATGCTTTACTCGAGCAGCTAGAAACATTTTTGGCCACTTACCATAATGCTGAAGACGCATTGGTCTTTAATTCGGGCTACGATGCCAATTTGGGTTTTTTCTCATCAGTACCGCAAAGGGGCGACCTAATTTTCTATGATGAATTGGCACATGCCAGCATTCGCGATGGTATTGCATTAGGCTTGGCCAAAAGCTACAAATTCAAGCACAATGACATAGAAGATCTGGCCCTTCATATCGGGCGAAGTCGTGATAAGGGCGGTAATCAAGATCAAGAAATATTTGTAGTGACCGAATCGGTCTTTTCCATGGACGGTGATTCTCCTGACCTAAAGGCGTTTGCAGCATACTGTGCCGAAGAAGGGCTACATCTAGTGGTCGATGAGGCCCATGCTACGGGCGTTTTGGGCAACGGCAAGGGACTGGCTTCAGAATTGGGTATCGAAGAACAGGTATTTGCACGACTGGTCACTTTTGGAAAGGCCCTGGGCTGTCATGGGGCCGCTATTTTAGGAAGCCCCTCTTTAAAGATATATCTGCTGAACTTTGCCCGTAGTCTCATTTACTCTACCGCCCTGCCCCCCCATACTGTTGCAACAGCGCTTTCATCGTATAAACATCTGGCTTCTGAGGAAGGAAAAAAAACGGTGGAGTCATTGCATGACCGAATTCATTTCTTCTTGCAGAAGAAAAGGGAATATGATCTTCAAGACGTATTTTTGCCCAGTGGTTCGGCCATTCATGTGGCCGTACTGAAAGGAAACAAAAGGGTAAAGCAATGTGCCGAACAGTTAAAGGAAAACGGCATTGATGTTCGCCCCATTTTGGCACCTACGGTGCCCGAAGGCCATGAACGTTTGCGGATATGCCTGCACGTTTTCAATACGAAAGAACAAATAACAAAAGTATTGCAGTTGATTACAAAATTTTACCATGGGTAA
- a CDS encoding ArnT family glycosyltransferase — MLKKVALFFIPEYSKIKEKVIFFWLLGISVFVRFPFFFRDYIDRDESTFIIMGQSWVDGHLPYTELWDLKPPIIFLVFAAVIHVFGKSFVAIRLLGAFFVALTAFFTYKIGSKMVTKRIAFWVAILAVVFQSLFGSLQGFMSEHICIAFFVMGLYLFLFKNNWYWVLLSGTLFGLSFMSKLNMAYPLLFLGVYLVWEAFRDNTIKEQLPKWSLLLTGGCMVIFLTALLYVLSGEPTLWWQSVFRAPMAYSSTKIDSVLKAFTFLILLMALCAWGYKKQLLDIKKREVAMLMLIIFGIAFSFVQTGKVNGHYLIQLYPFLLILIGMALSKITWAKRFNHVPAIFIISLLVPMESYLEYANIIQNKIHKGSFFNGEGIDIPKYIVDEGLETDNIFFAEYHIGYWVLGVTPPTKVATHPSNITRETLFPYMQSPRKSSAGELRYIMEEIRPSIIVARNKKRVFDKQFIELNFYINLYLCRHYRLLETIDKGLIYERLE; from the coding sequence ATGCTTAAAAAAGTCGCTCTTTTTTTTATTCCTGAGTATTCAAAAATCAAGGAAAAGGTGATTTTTTTTTGGTTGTTGGGCATTTCGGTTTTTGTTCGTTTTCCCTTTTTCTTTCGTGACTACATAGATCGCGATGAGAGCACATTTATTATCATGGGGCAATCATGGGTCGATGGCCATTTGCCCTATACCGAATTATGGGATCTTAAACCACCCATTATTTTTTTGGTTTTTGCAGCCGTTATCCATGTTTTTGGAAAGAGTTTTGTGGCCATTCGCCTTCTCGGTGCCTTTTTTGTTGCCCTGACCGCTTTTTTCACTTATAAAATAGGAAGTAAGATGGTCACAAAAAGGATAGCCTTTTGGGTTGCCATACTTGCTGTGGTCTTTCAAAGTCTTTTTGGAAGTCTTCAGGGATTCATGTCAGAACATATCTGTATTGCCTTTTTTGTGATGGGGCTTTATCTGTTTTTGTTCAAAAACAACTGGTACTGGGTATTGCTCTCGGGAACACTCTTCGGGCTTTCGTTCATGTCAAAACTCAATATGGCCTATCCGTTGCTTTTCTTGGGTGTTTACTTGGTATGGGAAGCGTTTCGTGACAATACCATTAAAGAACAACTGCCCAAATGGTCGCTTCTTTTGACCGGTGGGTGCATGGTTATTTTTCTTACGGCGCTACTCTATGTTTTATCAGGTGAACCAACGCTTTGGTGGCAATCGGTTTTTAGGGCACCCATGGCCTATTCAAGTACAAAGATCGACTCTGTGCTCAAGGCATTTACCTTTTTGATACTGCTAATGGCTTTGTGCGCCTGGGGCTACAAAAAACAACTGCTCGACATCAAAAAAAGAGAAGTGGCGATGCTCATGCTCATCATTTTTGGCATTGCCTTTTCTTTTGTGCAAACGGGAAAAGTGAACGGCCATTATTTGATTCAATTGTATCCATTTTTATTGATTTTGATTGGGATGGCCCTTTCAAAAATCACTTGGGCCAAAAGATTTAACCACGTACCGGCCATTTTCATTATATCACTGCTTGTTCCTATGGAATCTTATTTGGAATATGCGAATATCATACAGAACAAAATACACAAAGGCTCTTTTTTCAATGGTGAGGGAATCGACATTCCGAAGTACATTGTCGATGAAGGACTGGAAACAGACAATATCTTTTTTGCCGAATACCATATCGGATATTGGGTATTGGGCGTAACCCCGCCAACAAAAGTGGCCACCCACCCTAGCAATATCACTCGGGAAACTCTTTTCCCCTATATGCAGAGCCCCCGAAAATCAAGTGCTGGGGAGTTGCGCTATATCATGGAAGAAATACGGCCCTCCATCATAGTCGCAAGAAACAAAAAACGTGTTTTTGATAAACAGTTCATTGAACTAAATTTCTATATCAACCTCTATTTATGTCGCCATTATAGGTTGCTTGAAACCATCGATAAAGGACTCATTTATGAACGCTTAGAATGA
- a CDS encoding beta-ketoacyl synthase N-terminal-like domain-containing protein produces the protein MLKVPIYITALSSISSLGSSSAELWKSYQNKKHFLSKADIGEQAVWVSELLPEIREEIKILRHQNEKYKSLDDSVLFAIYTSRKAIENAGWGKGSRFGINIGSSRGATALFEQYHKEFLNDGKTATLTSPTTTLGNISSWVAHDLKSHGPEISHSITCSTSLHAVLNAVAWLQSGLADKFLVGGSEASLTPFTIAQMQALKIYAMADNEYPCRALDFDKRQNTMVLGEAAAMACLEKSASDKALAAIVGIGYATEPLQHNVSLSTEAHCFQDSMKMALGELAPEVVDVVIMHAPGTVKGDEAEFKAVEKIFGENIPAIVSNKWKVGHTFGASGMLSLEMALLMMQHQKFVPTPFFEQKHPEKIKYAMVNAVGFGGNAVSILLKATNVI, from the coding sequence ATGTTGAAAGTCCCCATCTATATCACTGCGCTGTCGTCGATTTCTTCTTTGGGAAGTTCGTCGGCGGAACTATGGAAATCGTACCAAAACAAAAAGCATTTTCTTTCAAAGGCCGACATCGGCGAACAAGCGGTTTGGGTCTCTGAACTGCTCCCTGAGATAAGAGAAGAGATAAAAATTCTTCGTCATCAAAATGAGAAATACAAAAGCTTGGATGATTCCGTGCTGTTCGCCATATATACTTCTAGAAAGGCAATCGAAAATGCAGGTTGGGGCAAAGGATCGCGATTTGGCATAAACATTGGCTCATCACGTGGAGCGACCGCCCTTTTTGAACAATATCACAAAGAATTTCTCAATGATGGAAAAACGGCCACGTTGACATCTCCTACCACCACTTTGGGAAACATTTCGTCATGGGTTGCCCATGATTTGAAATCCCACGGCCCAGAAATCTCGCATTCCATAACCTGTTCTACCTCGTTGCATGCTGTCTTGAATGCCGTGGCTTGGCTTCAAAGCGGACTGGCCGATAAATTTTTGGTGGGCGGCAGTGAGGCATCACTGACGCCTTTCACTATTGCCCAAATGCAGGCGCTGAAGATCTATGCCATGGCTGATAATGAATACCCATGCAGGGCCCTTGATTTTGATAAAAGACAAAATACCATGGTCTTGGGCGAGGCAGCGGCAATGGCCTGTCTTGAAAAAAGCGCTTCAGATAAAGCTTTGGCCGCTATAGTGGGTATAGGCTATGCGACCGAACCTTTACAACATAATGTCTCCCTTTCGACCGAAGCACATTGTTTTCAAGATTCCATGAAAATGGCTTTGGGAGAATTGGCCCCAGAAGTAGTCGACGTGGTCATCATGCATGCCCCTGGCACCGTCAAGGGCGATGAGGCCGAGTTCAAAGCGGTTGAAAAGATATTTGGTGAAAACATTCCTGCGATCGTTTCCAACAAATGGAAAGTTGGGCATACTTTTGGTGCTTCCGGTATGTTGAGTCTTGAAATGGCATTGTTGATGATGCAGCACCAAAAATTTGTTCCGACCCCATTTTTTGAGCAAAAGCATCCTGAAAAAATAAAATATGCAATGGTCAATGCCGTCGGATTCGGGGGCAATGCGGTCAGTATTTTGTTAAAGGCGACAAATGTCATATAA
- the bioA gene encoding adenosylmethionine--8-amino-7-oxononanoate transaminase gives MHTTTKSLTERDQNHLWHPLTQHKLHPEMLGIVKAKGALLYDESGKEYIDGIASWYTTMYGHCNEYILSMVGRQMQQLDQVVFSGFTHLPAIELSEALINILPDNQQKLFFSDNGSTSVEVAVKMALQYHFNKGHKKNVLLAFEEGFHGDTFGAMSVSGLSVYNGPFEDFFLEVKRIPVPEGKNIEKILQELENLLGEDNTAAFVYEPLVQGAAAMKMHDAHGLDQILALLKKYGVLLIADEVMTGFGKTGTYFASDQIETKPDIICLSKALTAGLVPMGLTTCTQEVYDAFLDDDIAKGFFHGHTYSANPLACTVALAGIELLRSEKIQRNITNIMKWHGVFAEEIKEHPKVKNVRRLGVIFALDLTVDMQRYGNLRDKLFNHFMNEGVFLRPLGNTIYVLPPYVITREQMEKVYASIRSAIALF, from the coding sequence GTGCACACTACTACAAAAAGTTTGACCGAACGCGATCAAAATCACCTATGGCACCCTTTGACGCAACATAAGCTTCACCCAGAGATGTTGGGTATTGTCAAAGCAAAGGGCGCGTTGTTGTACGATGAGAGCGGAAAAGAATATATCGATGGTATTGCCTCATGGTACACAACAATGTACGGGCATTGCAATGAATATATTCTAAGCATGGTGGGGAGGCAGATGCAGCAATTGGATCAAGTGGTCTTCAGCGGATTTACCCACCTGCCAGCCATTGAACTGTCTGAAGCCCTAATCAACATATTGCCCGATAACCAACAAAAACTGTTTTTCTCTGATAATGGTTCGACCTCGGTCGAGGTAGCCGTTAAAATGGCTTTGCAATATCATTTCAATAAAGGGCACAAAAAGAACGTGTTACTTGCTTTTGAGGAGGGGTTTCACGGAGATACCTTTGGAGCCATGTCGGTCTCGGGACTTTCGGTCTATAACGGTCCGTTCGAGGACTTTTTCCTTGAGGTTAAACGCATTCCCGTACCCGAAGGGAAGAACATCGAGAAAATACTGCAAGAACTTGAGAATCTTTTAGGTGAAGACAACACGGCCGCTTTTGTATATGAACCTTTGGTGCAGGGCGCGGCTGCCATGAAGATGCACGATGCCCATGGATTGGACCAAATTCTGGCGTTGTTGAAAAAATATGGGGTATTGCTCATTGCTGATGAGGTGATGACGGGCTTTGGTAAAACGGGAACTTATTTTGCTTCTGACCAAATCGAGACCAAACCAGATATTATTTGTCTTTCAAAAGCGCTGACAGCTGGTTTGGTGCCCATGGGGCTTACCACCTGTACACAAGAGGTATATGATGCTTTTCTTGATGATGATATTGCAAAAGGTTTTTTTCATGGGCACACCTATTCGGCAAATCCGTTGGCTTGTACCGTGGCTTTGGCTGGCATTGAATTACTGCGATCGGAAAAAATTCAACGAAACATCACCAATATCATGAAATGGCACGGTGTTTTTGCAGAGGAAATAAAAGAGCACCCAAAAGTGAAAAACGTGAGGCGTTTGGGGGTTATTTTTGCCCTTGATCTAACTGTTGACATGCAGCGCTATGGCAATCTGCGTGACAAGTTATTCAACCATTTTATGAATGAAGGTGTGTTTTTAAGGCCTTTGGGCAATACCATTTATGTTCTGCCCCCTTATGTCATCACAAGGGAACAGATGGAAAAAGTGTATGCTTCCATCCGTTCGGCCATTGCCCTTTTTTAA
- the bioB gene encoding biotin synthase BioB, which yields MSDIKHNWTKEEILAIYNKPLMELLYEAATVHRKYHDPNTVQVSTLLSIKTGGCSEDCGYCPQAARYHTDIEGNDLMSVQQVKAQALRAKASGSSRVCMGAAWRNVKDGPEFDQVLEMVRTINKLDMEVCCTLGMVTENQAKRLSEAGLYAYNHNLDTSEEYYKEVISTRGYEDRLQTIENVRKTNVTVCSGGIIGMGEAVEDRAGMLVSLSTLNPQPESVPINALVAVEGTPMEEQKPIEIWEMIRMVATTRIVMPKTQVRLSAGRTQMSREGQALCFFAGANSIFAGDKLLTTPNPDVNEDMAMFEVLGIHPQKAFDKVPQRETVEAIDSQFESLGEKPKWSRPDHKIERNEVAKEKAKLVRNQ from the coding sequence ATGAGCGATATAAAACATAATTGGACCAAAGAAGAAATTCTAGCTATTTACAACAAACCTTTAATGGAGCTGCTCTATGAAGCGGCCACGGTTCATCGAAAATACCATGACCCGAATACGGTTCAGGTCTCTACCTTGTTATCGATTAAAACCGGAGGGTGTTCTGAAGACTGTGGATATTGCCCACAAGCGGCCCGTTACCACACAGATATCGAGGGCAATGACTTGATGTCGGTACAACAGGTAAAGGCCCAGGCACTTCGTGCCAAGGCTTCGGGCAGTTCGCGGGTATGTATGGGTGCGGCATGGCGAAATGTAAAAGATGGCCCCGAATTTGACCAAGTACTTGAAATGGTTCGCACGATCAATAAGTTGGATATGGAGGTCTGCTGTACCTTGGGCATGGTTACCGAAAATCAGGCCAAACGTCTTTCCGAAGCAGGGTTGTACGCCTATAACCACAATCTTGATACTTCTGAAGAATATTACAAAGAGGTCATCTCGACCCGTGGTTATGAAGACCGTCTACAGACCATTGAAAACGTACGCAAGACCAATGTCACCGTTTGTAGTGGAGGCATCATTGGTATGGGCGAAGCAGTTGAGGATAGGGCCGGAATGTTGGTATCGCTTTCTACCCTAAATCCACAACCCGAATCAGTGCCCATAAATGCTTTGGTCGCGGTAGAGGGCACTCCGATGGAAGAACAGAAGCCTATTGAAATTTGGGAAATGATACGTATGGTGGCCACAACCCGAATCGTGATGCCCAAGACACAGGTACGGTTATCAGCAGGCCGAACCCAGATGAGCAGAGAGGGGCAGGCGCTGTGCTTCTTTGCAGGGGCCAACTCAATTTTTGCGGGAGATAAGCTGTTGACGACCCCAAATCCTGATGTCAATGAAGATATGGCCATGTTTGAAGTATTGGGGATTCACCCTCAGAAAGCATTTGATAAAGTGCCACAACGAGAAACGGTCGAAGCAATTGATTCGCAGTTCGAATCTCTTGGCGAGAAACCGAAATGGTCGCGTC
- the bioD gene encoding dethiobiotin synthase, which translates to MKIFVTGISTEVGKTIASAILVEALQADYWKPVQAGDLHYSDSDKVKEMISNPKSVIHPNSYALNTPMSPHAAAEIDGIKIDLSDILEPKTENHLVIEGAGGLLVPLNDKDTIFDLVKPEYKVVVVSRHYLGSINHSLLTINALRQKGFEVGIIFSGNEHPTTESIILKKTNAVFLGRIEEEKTFDKKTIKKYAELFAQELLSF; encoded by the coding sequence ATGAAAATTTTTGTAACGGGAATATCCACCGAAGTAGGAAAAACCATTGCATCGGCGATATTGGTCGAGGCACTGCAAGCCGATTATTGGAAACCTGTTCAGGCAGGCGACCTGCACTATTCTGACAGCGATAAGGTCAAAGAAATGATTTCCAATCCGAAATCGGTCATCCATCCCAACAGCTATGCCCTGAACACGCCCATGAGTCCGCATGCGGCAGCAGAAATCGACGGAATCAAAATCGATTTGAGTGACATTTTAGAGCCCAAGACCGAAAACCATTTGGTCATCGAGGGCGCTGGGGGGTTGTTGGTGCCCTTGAACGACAAAGACACCATCTTTGATTTGGTGAAACCAGAGTACAAGGTCGTGGTGGTCTCACGGCACTACCTGGGCAGTATCAACCATTCGTTGCTCACGATCAACGCGCTGCGGCAAAAAGGATTTGAGGTCGGAATTATCTTTAGCGGAAATGAACATCCTACTACCGAAAGCATAATCCTTAAAAAAACCAACGCCGTCTTTTTAGGTCGTATCGAGGAAGAAAAAACTTTTGACAAAAAAACGATTAAAAAATATGCCGAGTTGTTCGCCCAAGAATTGCTGTCATTCTAA
- a CDS encoding DUF2007 domain-containing protein, producing the protein MGKDWVVLGSFEFLADVQVIKGRLESEGIKTRLKDQNTVSVEPFASTALGGIKLLVHRNDEEQARTIYDEIRNYAIDNDGNLITCPICGAQKSEVYYARNTLLYKLFPFFEPKKYKCNNCNFLFKAKK; encoded by the coding sequence ATGGGTAAAGATTGGGTGGTTTTGGGAAGTTTTGAGTTTCTCGCCGATGTACAGGTCATCAAGGGCAGACTTGAATCGGAAGGCATAAAAACACGCTTAAAAGACCAGAATACGGTAAGTGTTGAACCCTTTGCCAGTACAGCTCTCGGGGGTATTAAGCTCTTGGTACATAGAAACGATGAAGAACAGGCAAGAACCATTTATGATGAGATACGAAATTATGCCATCGACAATGATGGAAATTTGATTACCTGCCCAATTTGTGGTGCGCAAAAAAGCGAGGTCTATTACGCCAGAAACACATTGCTTTATAAATTGTTCCCCTTTTTTGAGCCCAAAAAATACAAATGCAACAACTGTAACTTTCTTTTTAAGGCAAAAAAATGA